One Falco biarmicus isolate bFalBia1 chromosome 9, bFalBia1.pri, whole genome shotgun sequence genomic region harbors:
- the HPS6 gene encoding BLOC-2 complex member HPS6, producing the protein MKRAGTLRQVSDLSDFSRGHRLRELLCQGEAPSRVLSSPDGQHLLVLQKNRPPPLPRVVAFQRHGIAGADLERNWQLPQPALVGALFLQSPVTPGSWVLAVVWEHGRTEVWHFVVAVGWQLLQTLLLCQGARARIVSLCSQGASLVWCEERPPLDAHGDSSKCAFRFCVCTRALEVGEQGVRLGTVSIVLHNSPEYQVLASPQHIFLVPAAAGFATTSKFLLIWHPEKAKLTITAPSAGFVHSKVLRSSNESDFRKLLLGSVGLLSGLAPLDIHTSAVSNTGGLLLVSGKGAVNMVEPDGTQRRIFTVEGGAPTQGSPVPLKTFGGILACVLSGVLYLVDQSSGRVIEKKILSMKEVHFLESPGEEDSIQLLTQTGIYSFSFSKPEDSSTPELCLVEMVFEEACRYYQRRSLSSSKLTVEKLKKGGVFQAPVVLTTILQHSLCEKQKPAQGLQDTYTKLLSTMCLELQSYMSLELLKTCVVCAPESEVESYCKELVEQEVSRILHSDMDKDNLVYLNSIFTSFPKAAWKATRSCLQLQQNGDGLLVARATPEVWKKVLGGPQQEEVGQNGVVPLFELICASFLRFKPKWLPSFVELTQQYASISWAYGNKEGPEGRVPLYKRALGVLARKNKRSEADDEMELELLLCSKRPKAVLQALHLLIRLKRWQRVVEVAEKFSKLSPLLNKEIFTTLLAEFAQHRELDPYLDILWPLCPAELTASGILTVVLQHLPHSQEDPVPFSSEGNHLTVGLLKPLLQRVMQRPCIQDEIYSDALQSPTFPPPAPPREHKIPSKAAADDAPQPPTARTSSPSALVQSDIV; encoded by the coding sequence ATGAAGCGGGCCGGGACGCTGCGGCAGGTCTCCGACTTGAGTGACTTCAGCCGCGGGCACCGGCTGCgggagctgctgtgccagggggaAGCGCCCAGCCGCGTCCTGTCGAGCCCCGACGGGCAGCACCTTCTGGTCCTGCAGAAGAACCGgccgccccccctgccccgcgtGGTGGCCTTCCAGCGCCACGGCATCGCTGGGGCCGACCTGGAGAGGAActggcagctgccccagccGGCCCTCGTGGGAGCGCTCTTCCTGCAGAGCCCCGTGACACCGGGCTCCTGGGTGCTGGCCGTTGTGTGGGAGCATGGCCGGACCGAGGTCTGGCATTTCGTGGTGGCtgtgggctggcagctgctgcagacgCTGTTGCTGTGCCAGGGTGCCCGGGCACGAATCGTCTCCTTGTGCAGCCAGGGAGCCAGCCTGGTGTGGTGTGAGGAGAGGCCTCCCCTGGACGCCCACGGGGACTCGAGCAAGTGTGCCTTCAGGTTCTGCGTCTGCACCCGAGCTCTGGAGGTGGGGGAGCAAGGTGTGCGGCTGGGCACCGTGAGCATAGTCCTGCACAACAGCCCTGAGTACCAGGTCCTGGCCTCCCCCCAGCACATCTTcctggtgcctgctgctgctggttttgctacCACTTCAAAATTTCTCCTCATCTGGCATCCTGAGAAGGCAAAGCTTACCATCACAGCCCCCTCTGCAGGCTTCGTCCACAGCAAGGTGCTGCGCTCCAGCAATGAGTCAGACTTCAGGAAGCTCCTGCTTGGTTCTGTGGGTCTTCTCTCAGGTTTGGCACCTTTGGACATTCACACCTCTGCTGTGTCTAACACTGGGGGTCTGCTGCTGGTGAGCGGAAAGGGTGCTGTGAACATGGTGGAGCCAGATGGGACACAGAGGCGTATCTTTACCGTAGAGGGGGGGGCCCCGACCCAAGGAAGCCCTGTCCCACTGAAGACCTTTGGCGGCATCCTGGCCTGCGTGCTGTCTGGCGTCCTGTACCTCGTCGACCAGAGCAGTGGAAGGgtcatagaaaagaaaatcctgagCATGAAAGAGGTCCATTTCCTGGAGTCCCCGGGAGAGGAGGACAGCATCCAGCTCCTCACTCAAACTGGCATTTACAGCTTTAGCTTTTCCAAACCTGAGGACAGCAGCACACCTGAGCTGTGCCTGGTGGAGATGGTGTTTGAGGAGGCCTGCAGATACTACCAGAGGAGGAGCCTCAGCAGCTCCAAGCTGACTgtggagaagctgaagaaaggTGGTGTGTTCCAGGCTCCTGTGGTCCTCACTACCATCCTGCAACACAGTCTCTGCGAGAAGCAGAAGCCAGCCCAAGGCCTCCAAGACACTTACACCAAGCTGTTGAGCACAATGTGCCTGGAGCTACAGAGCTACATGAGCCTGGAGCTCCTCAAGACCTGTGTGGTATGTGCCCCAGAGAGTGAGGTGGAAAGCTACTGCAAGGAACTGGTGGAGCAGGAGGTCAGCCGCATTTTGCATTCTGACATGGACAAGGACAACTTGGTGTACCTGAACTCCATCTTTACCTCCTTCCCCAAGGCTGCCTGGAAGGCCACgaggagctgcctgcagctgcagcaaaatgGGGATGGCCTCTTGGTAGCCAGGGCCACTCCGGAGGTGTGGAAGAAGGTCCTGGGAGGGCcgcagcaggaggaggtgggtCAGAATGGGGTGGTCCCACTCTTTGAGCTCATTTGTGCCTCCTTCCTGAGGTTCAAACCCAAGTGGCTGCCAAGTTTTGTGGAGCTGACCCAGCAGTACGCCAGCATCTCTTGGGCATATGGCAATAAGGAGGGCCCAGAGGGCCGGGTGCCACTGTACAAGAGAGCACTGGGAGTACTGGCCAGGAAGAACAAGCGCAGCGAGGCAGATGATGAGATGGAGCTCgaactgctgctctgcagcaagagGCCTAAGGCCGTGCTGCAAGCTCTGCACCTTCTCATTCGTCTGAAGCGGTGGCAGCGGGTGGTGGAGGTGGCAGAGAAGTTCTCCAAGCTCAGCCCCTTGCTTAACAAGGAGATATTCACCACGCTGCTGGCAGAGTTTGCCCAGCACCGGGAGCTGGACCCTTATCTGGACATTCTGTGGCCACTGTGCCCTGCTGAGCTGACTGCCTCAGGCATCCTCACCGTGGTCCTGCAGCACCTCCCTCACTCGCAGGAGGACCCAGTGCCCTTCTCCAGCGAGGGGAACCATCTGACTGTAGGCTTGCTTAAGCCGCTGCTGCAAAGAGTTATGCAGCGTCCCTGCATTCAGGATGAGATATACTCAGACGCCTTGCAAAGtcccaccttccccccacctgccccaccCCGAGAGCACAAGATCCCCTCAAAAGCAGCGGCTGATGATGCCCCTCAGCCGCCCACAGCCAGGACTTCCTCACCCTCGGCGCTGGTACAGAGTGACATTGTGTGA